CAAAAGGGGCGGCCAAGGTAGAGGCCTGTAAAAATCCTTGTAACGGCAACCGCGAATGTAAGAATTCAATTTTGCCGCTAGCAGCAAGTCTGGTTCAGGAGAAACTTATGCTGCATGCGCAATGCGGCAATAAAGGCAAGAACACAAAATGCAAGCTGACTATGCAGGTAGCCAGCCGTCTGAGTGTTATTACAGGGGTAGCAAGCGCCGCAAAAGAGCCGCAGGGCGTGTGTGGTGACACCAGTGCTGTTGTGCCGCTTAATAAGGGTAAGATAGCCCTCATGCTTAGTGATGGGATGGGCAGCGGCAGCAAAGCAGCCGGTGAAAGCAATATGGCGGTCGGATTCCTGGAAAAACTGTTGGCGGTTGGGTTTGATGTTGATGTAGCTGTTAAGACAGTCAATTCATTGCTGTTGTTAAAAACCCCGGAAGAAAGCTTTGCTACCGTTGACATGGCAATAATTGACACCTATTCCGGTGAGACCGAATTTTTAAAGGTCGGATCCGCGCCAAGCTATATCAAGCGAGTGCGTGAGGTTTCAACCATTCAATCTTCATCATTGCCGATCGGTATCATTCAACAGATTGAGATTGAGCCTGTAAAAACGGTTGTAGTGGCCGGTGATATAATAGTTATGGTTAGTGATGGTATTGCCGATGTTATCGCCGGGCCCCGGCGCGGGGTTGAGCGGGAAAGCTGGGTGGTAAATTTCCTGCGGCGTATTGATAACGGCCACCCTCAGGAAATTGCCGATCATTTGCTTAGGCAGGCAATTGAATTGTCGTGCGGCCGCCTTCGGGACGATATGACAGTACTGGTAGCTAAAGTTATTCAGCAGCCGGTTGTAAATTAATAAGCGATATTGTAAAAACCATTAAGGCCGCATTAGCGGCCTTTTTAAAACGAGTAAAAAAGTATGTTTGTAGCGGGCATACTATTTGGTATAATAATGCAGGAGAATAACCAGTTTCGCAAGAATTATGTGACTAAATAGACGAGGGCGGTGCAGCAATGGCTATTTCGCTAGAGCAGATAGTCAAAATTGCCGGGCTGGCCGGCGAAATAATGCTTAAAAACGGAGCTGAGACCTACCGGGTTGAAGAAACGATGATGCATATGGCTAAGGCGTGCGGGGCCGCAAAGGTTGAAAGTTTTGTTATACCAACAGGGTTGTTTTTAACGGTCTATGATTCATCTGGAAATCTGCTTACCTCAATGTGGCGAGTGCGGGCCCGAACAATTAACTTGGATCGTATTGCTAAGGTTAATGAACTGTCACGGCGCTTGGTAGCGCAGAGGATTGATTATCAGGGGGCATACAGTATTTTAGAACATATCGGTCGTGAGCGAACAGGATTCTCGTTGTTTCCGTCGATGCTAGCAGCCGGAGTAGTCGGCGGTACAACGGCTATTATTCAGAATGCAAATAGTGCAGAGGTGCTTGGGGCTTTTGGCGCTGCGCTAACTGTGCGTTTTATCGCTCATATTGTTTCGCGCCGGCATGGTGTTCAATTCACATTTGAATTTCTTGGCGGCATGGCAGCCGCCTTAATAGGTTCGGGACTTGATAATGCCTTGCCGTATCTTAAC
This portion of the Veillonellaceae bacterium genome encodes:
- a CDS encoding threonine/serine exporter family protein, whose product is MAISLEQIVKIAGLAGEIMLKNGAETYRVEETMMHMAKACGAAKVESFVIPTGLFLTVYDSSGNLLTSMWRVRARTINLDRIAKVNELSRRLVAQRIDYQGAYSILEHIGRERTGFSLFPSMLAAGVVGGTTAIIQNANSAEVLGAFGAALTVRFIAHIVSRRHGVQFTFEFLGGMAAALIGSGLDNALPYLNRDAVIIGGIMPLVPGVAITNAIRDVIAGDLLSGLSRGMEAALTATAVAMGVVIGLAVHFVR